The stretch of DNA TGTTTTTTCATTAATTCACAATCATTTATAACTTGTTGACGTATTCTTTCTGCTTCAGCGTGAACAGCCTTGAGTAGTTCAGACTCGCATAAAAGCATTTCTGCTTGGTTTTTAGCTTCTGTTAAAATTTGGTTTGCTTTTTTCTGAGCCTCTAATTGTATGTCATCACGTCTTTTGATGATATTACGTGCTTCCTGGATTTCTCCTGGTATTGAGGCTTTAATTTTATCNNNNNNNNNNNNNNNNNNNNNNNNNNNNNNNTTATTACCTCACCTTTTATAATTCATATTTTCTTGATATTTATTCTATTTTATCATCTAGAGTTTTTTAATTTATTTAAATGTTCGTTGACTGCTTTTGGTACAAGTTGTGATACATCGCCGCCTAATAAGGCTACTTCTTTCACAAGGCTTGAGGCTAGGAAATTATATTCGATTTTGGGGACTAAAAATATAGTTTCTATCTCAGGCTTAAGGGTTTTATTTATTTGTGCCATTTGCATTTCGTGTTCAAAATCAGATATAGCTCTCAAGCCTCTAATAAGAACTTTAGCACTTTTTTTAATTGCATAATCTACAGTTAAGCCTTCGAAACTATCAACCTCCACGTTTTTTAAATCGGTAATTGATTCCCTTATTAAATTCATTCTAACATCAATTGATAAAAATGGGATTTTTGAAGGGTTTATCAATAC from Candidatus Melainabacteria bacterium RIFOXYA2_FULL_32_9 encodes:
- a CDS encoding pantetheine-phosphate adenylyltransferase; translated protein: MTVAIYPGSFDPITNGHIDVLHRASNLFDHVIIAVLINPSKIPFLSIDVRMNLIRESITDLKNVEVDSFEGLTVDYAIKKSAKVLIRGLRAISDFEHEMQMAQINKTLKPEIETIFLVPKIEYNFLASSLVKEVALLGGDVSQLVPKAVNEHLNKLKNSR